Proteins encoded together in one Hevea brasiliensis isolate MT/VB/25A 57/8 chromosome 16, ASM3005281v1, whole genome shotgun sequence window:
- the LOC110656065 gene encoding mitochondrial import inner membrane translocase subunit TIM14-3, with protein sequence MATPLIAGMAIAAVAYAGRYGIQAWQAFKARPPTARMGRFYEGGFQTVMTRREAALILGIRESTRSDKVKEAHRRVMVANHPDSGGSHYLASKINEAKDVLLGKAKGSGSAF encoded by the exons ATG GCTACACCATTGATAGCAGGGATGGCAATAGCTGCTGTTGCTTACGCGGGCAGATATGGTATCCAGGCTTGGCAGGCATTCAAGGCAAGACCTCCAACAGCTAGGATGGGCAGATTCTATGAGGGTGGTTTTCAAACTGTCATGACGAGGAGGGAAGCAGCTTTAATACTTGGAATTAG AGAAAGTACTCGATCAGATAAGGTTAAGGAAGCTCATCGGAGGGTGATGGTCGCAAACCATCCAGATTCAGGTGGTAGCCATTACCTTGCTTCTAAAATAAATGAAGCAAAAGATGTCTTGCTTGGAAAAGCAAAGGGTAGTGGCTCTGCATTTTAA
- the LOC110656063 gene encoding general transcription and DNA repair factor IIH helicase subunit XPB1 — protein sequence MGHGEKGRPNKKLKSSKDEHRSTTMEDDDFYFGEETEDDYRDDGDKEGKKRDFSKLELKLDHANRPLWACADGRIFLETFSPLYKQAYDFLIAIAEPVCRPESMHEYNLTPHSLYAAVSVGLETETIIAVLNKLSKTKLPKEMIDFIHGSTANYGKVKLVLKKNRYFVESPFPEVLKRLLKDEVISRARMTSEVHGNDGFTISKTAGEIATGHDGLLNEAELAAAAEEKETHSFEIDPSQVENVKQRCLPNALNYPMLEEYDFRNDTVNPDLDMELKPHAQPRPYQEKSLSKMFGNGRARSGIIVLPCGAGKSLVGVSAACRIKKSCLCLATNAVSVDQWAFQFQLWSTIRDEQICRFTSDSKERFQGNAGVVVTTYNMVAFGGKRSEESEKIIEEIRNREWGLLLMDEVHVVPAHMFRKVISLTKSHCKLGLTATLVREDERITDLNFLIGPKLYEANWLDLVKGGFIANVQCAEVWCPMTKEFFAEYLKKENSKKKQALYVMNPNKFRACEFLIRFHEQQRGDKIIVFADNLFALTEYAMKLRKPMIYGATSHAERTKILQAFKTSKEVNTIFLSKVGDNSIDIPEANVIIQISSHAGSRRQEAQRLGRILRAKGKHQDRMAGGKEEYNAFFYSLVSTDTQEMYYSTKRQQFLIDQGYSFKVITSLPPPDSGADLSYYHLDEQLALLAKVLNAGDDAVGLEQLEEDADDIALHKARRSMGSMSAMSGAKGMVYMEYSTGRNKLGGQGQVKSKPKDPSKRHYLFKRRYG from the exons ATGGGACATG GTGAAAAGGGTCGACCCAACAAGAAGCTCAAATCCTCTAAG GATGAGCACAGGAGCACAACTATGGAAGACGATGACTTTTATTTCGGTGAAGAAACAGAAGATGATTATCGCGATG ACGGCGATAAGGAAGGGAAGAAGAGGGATTTTAGCAAATTAGAACTGAAACTAGACCACGCCAATCGGCCGCTATGGGCCTGCGCCGATGGTCGCATTTTCCTCGAGACTTTCTCCCCTTTGTACAAACAAGCCTACGATTTCCTCATCGCCATTGCCGAGCCCGTTTGCAG GCCTGAGTCAATGCACGAATACAATTTGACTCCACATTCATTATATGCTGCTGTGTCAGTGGGTCTTGAAACTGAAACCATAATAGCTGTTTTGAACAAGTTGTCCAAAACAAAGCTGCCCAAAGAGATGATTGATTTTATTCATGGTTCTACTGCCAATTACGGCAAAGTGAAGCTTGTGCTTAAGAAGAATCGGTACTTTGTTGAATCACCATTTCCAGAG GtactgaaaaggttgttgaaagatGAAGTTATATCTCGTGCAAGAATGACCTCTGAG GTGCATGGAAATGATGGTTTTACAATAAGTAAAACTGCTGGAGAAATTGCAACTGGTCATGATGGGTTGCTAAATGAAGCAGAATTGGCAGCTGCAGCAGAAGAAAAAGAAACTCACTCATTTGAGATTGATCCTTCTCAG GTTGAAAATGTAAAACAGCGGTGCTTGCCAAATGCTTTAAATTATCCAATGTTGGAGGAGTATGACTTTAGAAATGATACT GTCAATCCTGATCTTGACATGGAACTGAAGCCTCATGCACAACCACGACCATATCAAGAAAAGAGCCTTAGTAAAATGTTTGGAAATG GTAGAGCAAGATCTGGCATCATTGTACTACCATGTGGTGCTGGAAAGTCCTTAGTTGGTGTTTCTGCAGCATGTCGAATAAAGAAAAGTTGCCTTTGTTTAGCAACAAATGCTGTATCTGTGGATCAGTGGGCCTTTCAGTTCCAGCTCTGGTCTACCATCCGAGATGAACAAATTTGTCGATTCACATCTGATAGCAAAGAAAGATTTCAAGGCAATGCTGGGGTTGTTGTGACAACATATAACATGGTTGCTTTTGGTGGTAAACGATCTGAAGAATCTGAAAAAATTATTGAAGAAATAAGAAATAGAGAATGGGGACTGCTTCTTATGGATGAG GTCCATGTGGTTCCTGCTCACATGTTTCGTAAAGTTATTAGCCTCACTAAATCTCACTGCAAACTTGGGCTTACTG CCACACTTGTCAGAGAGGATGAAAGAATTACAGATTTGAACTTTCTAATTGGTCCCAAATTGTATGAAGCAAACTGGTTGGATCTAGTGAAAGGAGGATTTATAGCAAATGTCCAGTGTGCTGAAGTATGGTGTCCAATGACCAAGGAGTTTTTTGCTGAATATCTGAAGAAAGAAAACTCCAAGAAGAAGCAG GCACTATATGTGATGAACCCCAATAAGTTCAGGGCATGTGAGTTTCTGATACGTTTCCATGAACAACAGCGAGGtgacaagataattgtgtttgcTGACAATCTCTTTGCACTTACTGAGTATGCAATGAAACTTCGCAAACCTATGATTTATGGTGCTACCAG CCATGCTGAGAGGACAAAAATTCTTCAGGCTTTCAAAACTAGCAAGGAAGTAAATACAATTTTTCTGTCAAAG GTGGGTGATAATTCAATAGATATTCCTGAGGCAAATGTGATAATTCAGATTTCGTCACATGCTGGTTCTAGACGACAAGAAGCCCAACGATTAGGGCGTATTCTTAGGGCAAAG GGTAAACATCAAGATAGGATGGCAGGTGGCAAAGAAGAGTACAATGCGTTTTTCTATTCCCTTGTTTCTACTGATACACAG GAAATGTACTACTCCACCAAAAGGCAGCAGTTCTTGATTGATCAGGGTTACAGCTTTAAG GTGATAACAAGTTTGCCTCCACCTGATTCTGGTGCTGATTTGAGTTACTACCATCTTGATGAGCAATTGGCACTCCTAGCGAAG GTTTTGAATGCTGGAGATGATGCTGTGGGCTTAGAGCAGCTAGAAGAAGATGCAGATGACATAGCACTTCATAAAGCTCGTCGCTCCATGGGTTCAATGAGTGCAATGTCAGGTGCAAAGGGAATGGTTTATATGGAATACAG TACTGGACGGAACAAACTCGGCGGGCAGGGCCAAGTTAAGAGTAAACCCAAGGATCCATCCAAGCGGCATTATCTGTTCAAAAGACGCTATGGCTAA